From a single Brassica oleracea var. oleracea cultivar TO1000 chromosome C5, BOL, whole genome shotgun sequence genomic region:
- the LOC106344894 gene encoding zinc finger CCHC domain-containing protein 9-like: MGKEGGVSNMGVAQRDPDKKKKKSLFKKKKPGPMRKGSSTRHPLRVPGMKPGEGCYICKSKTHIAKLCPEKSEWERNKVCFALFLIVIFGHSLKNCPDKNDDSSFEKKLCYNCGDTAHSLSHCPQPLEDGGTKFASCFICKEHGHISKNCPQNKHGVYPMGGCCIVCGSVAHLVKDCPDKLNRDSAPTKSSRFDATPRGKLTKFSGDDLEDDFYEEPKSSKKIKTSDDVITPDNLDEKSILKKKPKIVNFFG, translated from the exons ATGGGGAAGGAAGGAGGGGTGAGCAACATGGGAGTTGCCCAGCGAG ATCCCGACAAGAAGAAGAAGAAGAGCTTGTTCAAGAAAAAGAAACCTGGTCCCATGAGAAAAGGCTCCTCCACGAGGCATCCTCTCCGAGTTCCTGGTATGAAACCTGGCGAAGGCTGTTATATCTGCAAGTCCAAAACCCATATTGCTAAGCTCTGTCCTGAAAAATCTGAGTGGGAGAGAAATAAGGTTTGCTTTGCTCTCTTCTTGATTGTTATCTTTG GGCATAGTCTTAAGAACTGTCCGGACAAGAACGATGATAGTAGCTTCGAGAAGAAGTTGTGTTACAACTGTGGAGATACTGCCCATTCACTTTCTCATTGTCCTCAACCTTTGGAAGATG GAGGGACGAAGTTTGCAAGTTGTTTCATATGCAAAGAACACGGGCATATAAGCAAGAACTGTCCTCAAAACAAGCATGGAGTCTACCCAATG GGCGGTTGTTGCATAGTGTGTGGGAGTGTGGCGCATCTCGTCAAAGACTGCCCCGATAAACTCAACAGAGATTCAGCTCCAACAAAGAGCTCAA GATTCGATGCTACACCAAGAGGGAAACTCACCAAGTTCAGTGGGGATGATCTTGAGGACGATTTCTATGAAGAGCCTAAAAGTAGCAAGAAGATCAAGACTTCTGATGATGTTATTACACCTGATAATTTAGATGAGAAGAGCATCCTTAAAAAGAAACCAAAGATTGTCAATTTCTTTGGATGA